The window GTTCTCCGCCGCGTAGCGTTCATACATGCGGAAAAGATCGCCCGCGAACAGCGCCGCTTCGTCCCCGCCCGTGCCCGCGCGGATTTCGAGCATCGCGGGGCGCTGGTCGGCGCTATCCTTGGGCAGCATGGCGATGGAAAGCGCGCGCTCGGCCTGCGGCAACGCCTTCTTGAGCGTCTCCAGCTCCTCCTCCGCCATGGCTTTCATTTCGGGATCGGCGAGCATTTCGGTGAGTCCCGCGATTTCCTCGCGCATGGCCTGCACCTCGGCAGCCGACTTCGCGACCGGCTCCAGCTCGGCATAATCGCGCGAAGCCTGCACGAAGGCCTCGCCCTCCAGCTGCCCAGACGCCATCCGCGCCTCGAGCTCGGCGAAGCGGTTGGCGATCTGGTGAAGGCGTTCGGCTGGGATGGTCACAGGGGATCGACGATCTTGCCTGAGGGGAGCGTCCAAAAGACACTACCTTCAGGTTTAATTGGCATACGATCCGCTAAGGCTGGCGGCGAACCATTCTCGAACCCGTCCCAATCCTCGAACAGAAAGTCCGCAATCACCTGTGGCAAAAGTGGTGCATGCAGGGGAGCTTGCTCGCCTGTCTTCATGGCCTTCAAGGTGACTTGACTAGCTGCCAATTCTTCATCTCCAATGACCACAGCATAACGAGCCCCAGCAGCATCTGCTCTGGCCATGCGCTTCTTCACCTTTCCGGTGGCGAATATCTCGGTCCGGTTTGAAGCATCGCGCAGCTTCCGGGCAATCTTTGCCGCTTCCAACTCGGCTGCTTCGCCCATTGGAATTATCGCAACGTCCAGTTCGTCTTGTGGGGCAGTCTCCCCAACCAGCATCGCCAGCCGCTCGATCCCCGCAGCCCAGCCCACCGCAGGCGTCGGCGCGCCGCCGAGGCTTTCCATTAAGCCATCATAACGCCCGCCGCCCAAAATCGTGCTCTGGCTACCCAGCGCATCCGCCGCCGCCGAGCCCTCATCCGGGATGAACTCGAACGCGGTGTGGCGGTAATAGTCGAGGCCGCGCACGAGGCTTTCGGCGCGCACCCATTTCACGCCTGCCGCATCGAGCCCACTCGTCACCGCATCGAAGAACGCCCGCGCCTCATCCGACAGGAACGCGTCAATCTTCGGCGCATCGGCGACGAATTTGCGGTCGCGCGGGTCTTTCGAGTCCAGAATGCGCAGCGGGTTCTTTTCGAGCCGCTCCTGCGATTCTTCGGAAAGCTCACCCTTCACCGCGCTGAAATACTCCACCAGCGCCGCGCGCCATGCTTCGCGGCTGTCGCCATCGCCCAGCGTGTTGAGGTGCAGCGTCACGCCCTCGATGCCCAGTTCGCGGATCACCTGGTCGGCCATTGCCAGCAGTTCGACATCGGCCTGCGGTTCGGCTGCGCCAATGATCTCAGCGTCGATCTGGTGAAACTGGCGATAGCGGCCCTTCTGCGGGCGCTCGTAGCGGAACAGCGGGCCGTGCGTCGCGACCTTGAGCGGCGCATGCTGCTGCCAGCCGTTGGAGAGGTAGGCGCGCGCAATCCCGGCCGTAAATTCGGGCCGCAGCGTGAGCGAGTCCCCGCCGCGATCCTCGAAGGAATACATTTCCTTGGAGACAACATCGGTCGTCTCACCAATCGCGCGGCTGAAAACCTCGGTCTTCTCGAACACCGGCATTTCCACGCGGCGGAAGCGGTAGAGCTTGCGCACGCGCTCGAATGTTTCGACGACGAAAGCGAATGCCTCCGCCTCGGGTCCAAAAATATCCTGCGTTCCGCGGATCGCCTGCGGTGTATTGCCTTTTGCCATGGCGCGGCATCTAGGCAGGTTGCGCGCCAAGGGCAATTCCCCAACGGATGTTCGGGTTGGCAGAATGTCTAACTTGCGCTAGGCGGCGCGACAGTTTTGGGAGGGGGTGTCTTCAGATTCCACAAGGAACGGAACACCACCAATGCGTATCGAACATATCCCGACGGGCGACAATCCGCCGGAGAGCCTGAATGTCATCATCGAAGTCCCGACGGGCGGCGAGCCGGTGAAGTACGAATTCGACAAGCAGTCGGGTGCACTGTTTGTCGACCGCATCCTGCACACGCCGATGCGCTATCCGGCCAATTACGGCTTCGTTCCGCACACGCTGTCGCCCGATGGCGATCCATTGGATGCGCTGGTAATCGCCCGTTCGCCTTTCATGGCCGGCTGCGTCGTCCGCGCGCGCCCGATCGGCGTGCTGAACCTCGAAGACGAGCATGGCGGCGATGAAAAGCTGATCTGCGTGCCGGTCGACACGACTTTCCCGTATTATTCGGACGTTGGCGAAACCAAGGATCTGCCCAGCATCATCTTCCAGCAGATCGAGCACTTCTTCACCCACTACAAGGATCTCGAAGCCGAAAAGTGGGTCCGCGTTGGTGCATGGGGCGATGCCGCCGAAGCCAAGCGCGTTGTCGTGGAAGCCATCGAGCGCGCGAAGCAGGGCTGATCTATCGGTGCGACTCGCGTGTGGGCGAAGCAGGGAAATGCTTTAGCCCCACGCGCGGGCGCGTGATTTTGCGTAATAAAATTTCGCACGGCTTTTCAATGCGATAGTTAACGCGCCCAAGCGTTCAATTGGCGCGACCTACGCAGTCGTCCGGACTTAATATAATCCGATTCAAGGGCTTATCCTCATCCTCGTCCGCACTCAGCGGTCGCAATAATGAGGACTGACCATGATGAAGAGAACCATGATCGCCGGAGCAGCGCTGCTCGCAGCAATTGCCGCACCAACGGCTGTCGCCAATTCGAGCTACACGCCCAACCCGACCAAGCCGTTTTCCTACATCGACAATTATTTCAACGGCGCTTACCAGCAGGTCGGCTACTTCATCCAGTATTGCGACGGTACAACCGAAGCGGCGCGCAAGCCGGGCGAGAATTACTTCTACATCGAGATCGACGAAGGCTCCTGCCTCGGGGATTTGCCATTCCCCGGTGGCGGTGGTGGCGGTGGCCCGGGCGGTTCCTGATCCTTCATCACAGTGCTAGAACCGGCTGAGCGATCGGCTGGCCAAAAAGCTCCCGGGCGTTCCGCTAAGCGCCCGGGAGTTTTTGATTCAGGTCTTCTCTGAAGTAAAGGCGCGCGTGGTTTTCCGGGTTGGGCGGCGGATCGGCACGGTCGGCTGCTTCATTCAGCAACCATTCTACCTCGCGATCTTTCACATCGCCCGGCCCCTCTATCACATAGTGATACATGCCCTTGTTGGCCCGGCGCAGCAGTTCGTCGTAGTCGATCATCCGGTCACCCTGCGGGAAATCATAGGTGACCCAATATCCGTGAAAACTGACGGTCACGATGGTGTGATCGAGGCTCATTCCCGGCGTGTGATGGATGCGAAGCAACCCGTCGCTTTCATCGACGATACGATTGGCCGTCGGCATGGCCTGGACCACTGCCCGCAGCGCCTCGCGACCGATGGCCGCGAGCTCAGGGCCCTGCCTGTCGATCAGGGCATCGAGACGCTGGAGAGGGGAAAGGTCACTGCGATCATTCATCGCACCCGGCTATTCCACCGGGCGTGAGGAGTCGAGCAGGTCATCTGCCTGATCGCCGCCTGAGCTATCGCGCTCTTCCTCCACCATCCGGGCGACTTCGTCTTCCGGCGCGACATCCACATCGACGTCAGTCGGGGTGGGCGTCGGAGCGGCGGACGGAGCTGGTGCGGGTTTTTGTGCGGGCGCCGGTGCGCGCGCCGGCTGATCGCCACTCTCGCCCACATTCTGGAACGGCAGTGTCGCGGTGCGCTGGTCGAAGCGCAGGCGGTAGATTGGCTCCGGAAGGGCAAAGCCTGCATCCTCCAGCGCGACCTTGGCAATCGCGATGGCGCGGCTTTTCGCCTTGTTGAAGTCGGCCTCGCGCTGGTCGATCCAGCCGAGGAATTGCAGCACGACATTGGAATCGCCGACCTCGGTAATGCGGACTTCGGGTGGCGGATCATTGAGGACGAATGGCATGGCCGAGAGCGTGTCCCGGCCGAGCTGGCGCGCCGCCTCCGCATCGTCATCGGCATCCACGCCGAGCACGAAACCGAACCGACGCTGCGGGTTGCGGGTATAGTTTAGGATGGTGCCTTTGAAGACCGTGCTGTTGGGGATGCGCAGATGGTTGCCTTCCAGCGTCAGGATCACGGTCGCACGGCTGGTCAGGCGGATCACGCGGCCCTCATGCGTGCCGTCGATCACGATGTGATCATTCGCGCGGAAAGGTTGCCGGAGCGAGAGCATCAGGCTGGCGACGTAATTCTCCACCGTATCGCGCATGGCAAAGCCCAGCGCGAGACCGATGACGCCCGCTCCGCCCAGCACCGCGCCCATCAGCGCGCCTGCTCCGATCATGTCGAGCGCGACAACAATGCCGAGTACGACGAAGACGAAGCGGATCGCGCTGACGATCAGCTCGGCCAGAAAGGCGTTGGGGGTGATGCGATTCCACAGCGGACGGAAAGACGCGATGAGATAGCCGAGGAGGCCAATCGCAATCGCCACGATCAGCGCCAGCCCTGCAAGCGGGAGCATGCGCCAGAGGTCGGCAATGCGGTCCTCTATCCCGCCGATCCCTTCGCCGAGATCGACCGATACATCGCGCTCTATCGAATTTTCGACCGTCACGACGCTGTCGAAGCCCAAGGCAATGGCCTCCGCGCGCGCAATCGCTGCGTCGTCCGGCGCAGTGCCGGACAGGGTCACCACACCGTTGCTAGTACTCGGCGTCACGCCCGCAAGGCTTGGCACATTGGCAAAGATTTCGCTGAGGCGCGCAGTGATGCGCTCGTCCTCACCCTCCCTTTGCTCGGTTTCCATCGAGCGCGGCTCGGGCGCGGCGGCGGCATCCACGGCTTCAGCCGCCGCATCGCCGCCCGGCACTGCGGCCAGAACCGGCGCGGCCAGCGCGAGCAGAACGCCCGCCAGCACAATGGAAAATAGCTTCAGAGGAGCGCTGCCACGCCCTTGAACAGAAGTGTCAGGCCAATCGGCAAGCCAATCACGCAAAGCCAGAATAAGCCCATCTCCTTCCTGAACATCGGTGCCAGGGTCGCATCATCAACCCCGCTTGCAGTCAGCTGTTCCCACCGTCGCTCGAGATAGCGACAGCCCGGAATGATGGCGATCACCAGCACGACGAGCGCGAAATAGGGCAGCACCGAGCCGCCACTGCTTTTGAGCTGGGTCATCGTCCAGAAAATATGCATGCCGGTGTACACCAGCAGGCCATAAGCGATGTGATCGCTTGCCTTGCGGTGCCATGTGGTGCCGCTGTGCTCTGCCTGTTCCGCCCGCTTTTGCGTTTGCGAAGTATCGGCCAGCGCCTTTGCCATTGCGCGTCTCCCTCTCCAGAGAATCGGGAGCCTAGTCCCAAGCGGGGCATAGTTGCAAGCGCATCAACCAAATGTTCAGCAGCGGGACGGAAAAAGAGAGGCCATGCAGGAATCTTGCCAAACACCCTTCAAACGCCGCGAAAGCGTGCCTATGGAGAGGCTATGAGCTCGCTCGACAATGATCTGATCGATGAAGAGGCACTGGCCGAATCCATGGCCGAAGCGCCCTCCAACGCCGCGCCGGACCTGCCCGAAAGCGGCGGGCTGGAAGTGGTCTCCATCGCGAAGAGCTATGACAAGCGCAGCGTACTCTCGGACATCTCGCTGACGGTGGCGAAAGGCGAAGTGCTCGGCCTGCTCGGCCCCAACGGCGCGGGCAAGACCACCTGTTTCTATTCGATCATGGGTCTGGTGAAGCCCGATAGCGGCCGCATCCTGATGGACGGCGTCGATGTCACCAAGCTGCCCATGTATCGCCGCGCGATCCTCGGCCTTGGTTACCTCCCGCAGGAAACCAGCATTTTCCGCGGCATGACGGTGGAGCAGAATATACGCTGCGTGCTGGAAATGGTGGAGCCGGACAAGGACGTGCGCGAGCGTGAACTCGAACGCCTGCTCGATGAATTCGGCCTCACCCGCCTGCGCGAAAGCCCGGCCATGGCGCTTTCTGGCGGGGAACGCCGCCGCTGCGAAATCGCCCGTGCGCTCGCCGCGAACCCTTCGATCATGCTGCTGGATGAGCCCTTTGCCGGGATCGATCCGCTCTCGATCAGCGACATTCGCGACCTGGTGAAAGACCTCAAAAGCCGCGGTATCGGCGTGCTGATCACCGATCACAATGTCCGCGAAACCCTCGATATCGTCGATCGCGCCTGCATCATCTACGGCGGCCAGGTGCTGTTCGCAGGCAGCCCGCAGGAGCTGGTGGCGGACGAGAATGTGAAGCGCCTCTACCTCGGCGACAATTTCGAGCTGTGATGCTGGTCAGGTAACCCTATGGCACTCGGCCCGAGACTGGACCTCAGGCAATCGCAATCGCTGGTGATGACGCCGCAGCTGCAGCAGGCGATCAAGCTGCTGGCGCTGTCCAACCTCGAGATCGAGACCTTCATCGGCGATGCGCTGGAAAGCAATCCGCTCCTCGAAGCGGGCGAGATGCGCGAGCGCGACGGCGAAGAACCCGCCGAACCCGAACTACACGATTCCACTCCGGGAGACGGCGATTCCGCGCTCGATATCGACGAGAGCGCACTGGACCGGGACCGCGACACCGGCGACTGGTCCGAAGCCATGGCATCGGGCGGCGGCGAGGATTCGGGTTTTGACCTAGAGAACCGCGAAGATGTCGCGCTCAGCCTCGCCGATCACCTTGAGCAACAGGTGGGTGCCTGCGCGCCGTGCCAGCACACTGCCTTTATCGCCCATCACCTGATCGCCCAGCTGGATGAGGCAGGCTATCTCACCGCCAAATTGCACGACGTCGCGAATGCACTGAACGTGCCGCTCGCCGATGTCGAACGCGCGCTCGAATGCGTGCAGAGCATGGACCCGACGGGCGTTGGCGCGCGCGATCTCAGCGAATGCCTCGCGCTGCAGGCGAAGGAGGCCGATCGTTACGATCCGTGCATGGAAGTGATGATCAACAACCTCGATCTCATCGCCAAGGGAGCCTTCGCGCAGATCAAGCGCATCTGCCGCGTCGATGACGAGGATCTGGCAGACATGCTGTCCGAATTGCGCAGCTACAATCCCAAGCCCGGCCTCGCGTTCGGCGGCAGTGGCGCCAGCGCGGTGGTGCCCGATGTGCTGATCACCGAAGGCAAAGGCGAGAGCGCATGGGACATCAAGCTGAACGAAGCGACCCTGCCCCGGCTTGTGGTCAATCGCAGCTATTACCTTGAACTGAAAGAGGGCTCCCCGGGCAAGGACGCGAAGAGCTGGCTCAATGAAAAGCTCGCCGATGCCAACTGGCTGATCAAGGCATTGGACCAGCGGCAGAAGACCATCCTCAAAACCGCCGCCGAGATCGTGAAGCAACAGGACGGTTTCTTCCGCAAAGGGGTGAGCGAGCTGAAACCCCTCACTCTCGCCAAGGTGGCCGAAGCCATCGAAATGCACGAAAGCACCGTCAGCCGCGTGACGAGCAACAAATTCCTCCACTGCGACCGCGGCACCTTTGAGCTGAAATACTTCTTCTCCAGCGGCGTGGCCTCGGCAGACGGCGAAGGCGCGAGCGCCGAAGCCGTCAAGGCCCGCATCAAGGCGCTGACCGATGCCGAGGACCCGAAGAAGATCCTGTCCGACGATGCTCTGGTGGACCTGCTGAAGGCGGAAGGCTTCGACCTCGCGCGGCGCACCGTGGCGAAATATCGCGAGGCTATCGGGATTGGCTCGAGCGTGCAGCGGCGCAGGGCGAAGAAGCTGGCGGCGTTGAGTTAATCGGTTGAGAGCC is drawn from Aurantiacibacter sp. MUD61 and contains these coding sequences:
- the lptB gene encoding LPS export ABC transporter ATP-binding protein codes for the protein MAEAPSNAAPDLPESGGLEVVSIAKSYDKRSVLSDISLTVAKGEVLGLLGPNGAGKTTCFYSIMGLVKPDSGRILMDGVDVTKLPMYRRAILGLGYLPQETSIFRGMTVEQNIRCVLEMVEPDKDVRERELERLLDEFGLTRLRESPAMALSGGERRRCEIARALAANPSIMLLDEPFAGIDPLSISDIRDLVKDLKSRGIGVLITDHNVRETLDIVDRACIIYGGQVLFAGSPQELVADENVKRLYLGDNFEL
- the rpoN gene encoding RNA polymerase factor sigma-54, which produces MALGPRLDLRQSQSLVMTPQLQQAIKLLALSNLEIETFIGDALESNPLLEAGEMRERDGEEPAEPELHDSTPGDGDSALDIDESALDRDRDTGDWSEAMASGGGEDSGFDLENREDVALSLADHLEQQVGACAPCQHTAFIAHHLIAQLDEAGYLTAKLHDVANALNVPLADVERALECVQSMDPTGVGARDLSECLALQAKEADRYDPCMEVMINNLDLIAKGAFAQIKRICRVDDEDLADMLSELRSYNPKPGLAFGGSGASAVVPDVLITEGKGESAWDIKLNEATLPRLVVNRSYYLELKEGSPGKDAKSWLNEKLADANWLIKALDQRQKTILKTAAEIVKQQDGFFRKGVSELKPLTLAKVAEAIEMHESTVSRVTSNKFLHCDRGTFELKYFFSSGVASADGEGASAEAVKARIKALTDAEDPKKILSDDALVDLLKAEGFDLARRTVAKYREAIGIGSSVQRRRAKKLAALS
- the ppa gene encoding inorganic diphosphatase produces the protein MRIEHIPTGDNPPESLNVIIEVPTGGEPVKYEFDKQSGALFVDRILHTPMRYPANYGFVPHTLSPDGDPLDALVIARSPFMAGCVVRARPIGVLNLEDEHGGDEKLICVPVDTTFPYYSDVGETKDLPSIIFQQIEHFFTHYKDLEAEKWVRVGAWGDAAEAKRVVVEAIERAKQG
- the hisS gene encoding histidine--tRNA ligase, producing the protein MAKGNTPQAIRGTQDIFGPEAEAFAFVVETFERVRKLYRFRRVEMPVFEKTEVFSRAIGETTDVVSKEMYSFEDRGGDSLTLRPEFTAGIARAYLSNGWQQHAPLKVATHGPLFRYERPQKGRYRQFHQIDAEIIGAAEPQADVELLAMADQVIRELGIEGVTLHLNTLGDGDSREAWRAALVEYFSAVKGELSEESQERLEKNPLRILDSKDPRDRKFVADAPKIDAFLSDEARAFFDAVTSGLDAAGVKWVRAESLVRGLDYYRHTAFEFIPDEGSAAADALGSQSTILGGGRYDGLMESLGGAPTPAVGWAAGIERLAMLVGETAPQDELDVAIIPMGEAAELEAAKIARKLRDASNRTEIFATGKVKKRMARADAAGARYAVVIGDEELAASQVTLKAMKTGEQAPLHAPLLPQVIADFLFEDWDGFENGSPPALADRMPIKPEGSVFWTLPSGKIVDPL
- a CDS encoding mechanosensitive ion channel family protein is translated as MLAGVLLALAAPVLAAVPGGDAAAEAVDAAAAPEPRSMETEQREGEDERITARLSEIFANVPSLAGVTPSTSNGVVTLSGTAPDDAAIARAEAIALGFDSVVTVENSIERDVSVDLGEGIGGIEDRIADLWRMLPLAGLALIVAIAIGLLGYLIASFRPLWNRITPNAFLAELIVSAIRFVFVVLGIVVALDMIGAGALMGAVLGGAGVIGLALGFAMRDTVENYVASLMLSLRQPFRANDHIVIDGTHEGRVIRLTSRATVILTLEGNHLRIPNSTVFKGTILNYTRNPQRRFGFVLGVDADDDAEAARQLGRDTLSAMPFVLNDPPPEVRITEVGDSNVVLQFLGWIDQREADFNKAKSRAIAIAKVALEDAGFALPEPIYRLRFDQRTATLPFQNVGESGDQPARAPAPAQKPAPAPSAAPTPTPTDVDVDVAPEDEVARMVEEERDSSGGDQADDLLDSSRPVE